GTTAATGCCGTATATTTGCCTACTATTTAGAATAAATCTTAGTAAGGATGATCAAAGTTTCTGATACCGCAAAGCAGAAAGTGGTGGCGTTGATGACCGAAGAAGGTTTCGATGCCAACAAAGACTTTGTGCGCGTTGGCGTAAAGAGCGGTGGGTGCAGTGGATTGTCTTACGAACTGAAATTCGACGACAAAGTAGATGAAGACGACAAGGTCTTCGAAGACAATTCGGTTCGCATCATCGTTAATAAAAAGAGCTTTTTGTACCTGGTCGGCACAACCTTGGAATATTCCGGTGGATTGAACGGCAAGGGGTTCGTGTTCAACAACCCCAATGCACAGCGTACCTGTGGATGCGGTGAAAGCTTTTCACTCTAACTTTGAAAATTTGAAGATACCTTGATTTGAAGATTGTGAAAACGGACCCTTTTCAAATTAAGACCTTCAAACCGATTAATTGAAAGAACATGGCCTATACAGAGGAAGAATTAAAGAAAGAACTCGAAACCAAAGAATATGAGTACGGCTTTTATACGGATATTGAGTCGGATACCTTTCCGAAAGGACTGAACGAACATATTGTCAGAGCCATTTCAAAAAAGAAGAACGAGCCCGAATGGATGACTGACTGGCGTTTGGAAGCGTTTCGTATCTGGAAGGAAATGGAAGAACCCGAATGGGCCAACGTCACCTACAAGAAACCCGATTTTCAAAATATCTCATATTATTCGGCCCCCAACAAAAAGCCCAAGTACAACAGTTTGGATGAGGTAGACCCCGAATTGTTGGATACGTTTAAAAAACTGGGCATTTCTTTGGATGAGCAAAAGAAACTTGCCGGAGTGGCCGTCGATGTAGTGATGGATTCTGTTTCAGTGGCCACCACCTTCAAAAAGACCTTGGCCGAAAAGGGCATCATTTTTTGTTCCATTTCAGAAGCGATACAAGAGCATCCTGAACTGGTGAAAAAATATATTGGCACCGTGGTGCCCAGAAAAGACAATTTCTACGCTGCATTGAACTCGGCCGTTTTCTCTGATGGCAGTTTTTGCTATATACCAAAGGGGGTGCGTTGCCCGATGGAGCTTTCAACCTATTTTAGGATCAACCAAGCGGGCACCGGCCAGTTCGAAAGAACCCTGGTGATTGCCGATGAGGGCAGTTATGTGAGCTATTTGGAAGGTTGTACGGCACCTTCACGGGATGAAAACCAGCTGCATGCGGCCGTGGTCGAACTGATTGCACTCGACGATGCAGAGATCAAGTACTCAACGGTCCAGAACTGGTTTCCAGGAGATAAGGAAGGAAAGGGCGGGGTCTACAATTTTGTGACCAAACGCGGAATTTGTGAGAAGAATGCCAAGATTTCATGGACACAGGTAGAAACGGGCTCTGCCATCACTTGGAAGTATCCTTCCTGTATCTTAAAGGGAGACAATTCCATCGGGGAGTTTTACTCCATTGCCGTAACGAACAACTTTCAACAGGCCGATACGGGCACCAAAATGATCCATTTGGGCAAGAACACCAAGAGCACCATCATCTCAAAAGGAATTTCTGCCGGCCGGTCGCAGAACAGTTACAGGGGGTTGGTACAGGTGAACAGCCGCGCTGAGAATGCGCGAAACTTTTCGCAGTGCGACTCCCTTTTGATGGGCAATGAGTGTGGGGCACATACCTTCCCCTATATTGAGGCCAAGAACAAGACAGCGCAGATAGAACACGAGGCCACTACCAGTAAAATTGGTGAAGACCAGATTTTTTACTGCAACCAGCGGGGTATAGACACCGAAAAAGCAATTGCTCTTATTGTGAACGGGTTCAGCAAAGAGGTGTTGAACAAATTGCCCATGGAATTTGCCGTAGAGGCACAAAAACTATTGGAAATCAGTCTTGAGGGATCTGTAGGATAAAGCAATGACCATGAAAAGAACATTACTTCTATTGGCAATATTGGGCTTGGTTTCGTGCAAGCAGACCAAAAAAGAAGTGGCTGAGAACCAAGCGGCTGCCACCGATTCGGGCAAGGTAATGGTGAAGCTGTATGCCCTTGACGGTGGCACCGTTCAGGTGAACCAGTTGGAACTGTTTTCGCAAGACACCACCTATACGGGCCAATCGAGAGTATTTGCTGATGCCTACTACGTGATCGAGCACCCAAAGGGCACATTGATGTGGGATGCCGGGCTTCCTGAAAGCCTTGTCGGCTTGCCAGAACCGTATACCGACCCAAGTGGTGCCTTTACGGTTTCAAGAAGCGATTCGCTTGCCACGCAATTGGCATCAATAGGGCTCACCGTAGACGATATTGAGTATTTGGCACTGTCGCATACCCATTTTGACCATAGCGGGCACGCCGAGCAGCTAAAGAACGCCACTTGGTTGGTACAAGAGACAGAATATGATTTTGTGACCAGCGAAGAGGTGCAAAAGTCGAACCCAGAGGTGTACAATGCCATTGACGATTTGGAGAACATTAGAAAAATAAAGGGCGATTACGATGTGTTTGGCGACGGTACCGTGGTCATGAAATACATGCCCGGCCACACCCCGGGCCATCAGGTGCTTTTTGTTGACCTGGCAGAACATGGCCCGTTGCTATTGTCTGGAGACCTCTATCATTTTTCAGAGAACCGTGAGTTCAGGCGCATTCCGATATTTAACCATGATGTCGCCCAGACCATAGAGAGCATGGATACTTTTGAGGCTTTTGCCAAAGAAAAGAACGCAAAGGTATATTTACAGCACTCACAAGAAGACTTTGATAAATTTCCAAAGACACCAAATTATTTGAAATAAAGAAAACAAGAACGATGTTAAGAATAAAAGATTTGCACGCCAGTGTAGAGGATAAAAAGATACTCAAAGGAATCAATCTCGAGGTCAATGCTGGTGAGGTGCATGCCATCATGGGCCCCAATGGCTCGGGCAAGAGCACCTTGGCAGAAGTGATAGCCGGTCGAGAGGAATTCGAAATCAAAAAAGGAAGCATTGAGTTGGATGGTGAAGACCTAGAAGAGCTGTCGCCTGAAGAACGGGCCCACAAAGGTATTTTTCTTTCGTTTCAGTACCCTGTTGAGATACCTGGTGTTTCGGTGACCAATTTTATGAAGACTGCCATCAACGAGTCGCGCAAGGCAAGGGGCCTTGAAGAAATGCCCGCCAACCAGATGTTGAAGCTAATTCGTGAAAAATCTGAACTATTGGAAATTGACCGAAAGTTTCTATCAAGGTCGTTGAACGAAGGGTTTTCCGGCGGTGAGAAGAAACGTAACGAAATCTTTCAAATGGCCATGATGGAACCCAAGCTGGCCATTTTAGACGAGACCGACTCGGGCTTGGATATCGATGCACTGCGCATCGTGGCCAACGGTGTCAATAAATTGCGAAACAAAGACAACGCAATCATCGTAATCACACATTACCAGCGGTTGCTCGAATATATTGTTCCTGATTTTGTGCATGTACTGCATGATGGTAAAATCGTGAAGTCAGGCGATAAAGAACTGGCCCTGGAGTTGGAAGAAAAGGGTTACGATTGGATCAAACAGGAAGCAACGGTTCAATAGTTGATGGTTTAAGGGTTTCTGGTTTCAGGTTATGGCTACAATAAGATATTTTGAAGACTTGGATATTTGGCAGGAAGCAAGGCGATTGTCTAAGGAAATAATTGAAATATCCACATCGACCGACTTGAAATCAGATTTTAGACTTAGAGATCAAATAAAGGCTTCTTCAGGTTCTGTCATGGACAATATTGCTGAAGGATTCGAAAGGGATGGAAATAGGGAATTCATACAATTTTTGTCCATCGCAAAATCATCAGCAGGTGAGACAAGGTCGCAACTGCATCGTATTTACGATAATGGATACTTAAACGAAGAAAGTTTTATTAAGCTGGTAGAGGATTACAAAGTTTTGAGTAAGCGAATAGCAAATTTCATAGCCTATCTCAGCAAAGAGGATTTCAAAGGTTTGAAGTTCAAAAATAGAGGGGCAAACAATAGTAACTTGAAACATCAAACTATGTTTGATGACAAACAAGAAACCAAAGAGTAATGGATTTAAAAGACAAGCTTATATCATCGTTTATGGCGTTTGAGAACAATGTTGATGTCGACCACCCGGTGCACGACATCCGTTCAGAGGCCATCAAGAATTTTGAAGAGAAAGGGTTTCCGACCAAAAAACAGGAAGCCTGGAAGTATACCTCGTTGAACAGTCTTCAAAAGGTTGACTTCACTGTGTTTCCCAAAGAGGAGAATACCTTAGAGTACAAAGACATCAAAAAGTACTTCCTGCATGAGATCGACACGTATAAAATAGTGTTCATCGATGGAATCTACAGCAGTTACCTCTCTGAAACAACCCATGACGGCGTTGATGTATGTTTAATGAGCTCGGCATTGACCAAGCCCATGTACAAACCGATAATCGATGTGTATTTCAACCAGGTTGCCTCTAAAGAAGAATCGCTGACCACCTTGAACACGGCGTTCAGTAAAGAGGGGGCCTACATTTATATTCCAAAGAACAAGGCTCCAAGAAAGCCTATTCAAATCTTGCACCTGGCCACGGGCAATGAGGCGGCTTTGATGTTGCAGCCCCGTAATCTGATCATCGCCGAAGAAAATGCCGAACTTCAGATAATAGAACGCCATCAAAGTTTGACCGGCAATGAGGTATTTACCAATTCGGTGACCGAGATTTTTGCTGCCAAAGATGCCATTGTCGATTACTACAAGGTACAGAACGATGCCAAGACCGCCTCTTTGATAGACAATACCTATATCTCGCAGAAAGATAATAGTGTAGTGCGGGTACACACCTTTTCTTTTGGTGGAAAGTTGACACGTAACAACCTCAATTTTTACCAAAACGGTGAGCGTATCGACTCCACTTTGAAAGGGGTTACCATTTTGGGCGAAAAACAACACGTGGATCACCACACCTTGGTACACCATTCACAACCCAATTGCGAGAGCCACCAAGACTACAAAGGTATTTTCGGGGAACGCTCCACAGGCGTTTTCAACGGCAAGATCATTGTCGACAAGATTGCCCAAAAGACCAATGCTTTTCAACAGAACAACAATGTGTTGATAAGTGATAAGGCTACGGTTAACAGCAAACCCCAATTGGAGATTTTTGCCGATGATGTAAAATGCTCGCACGGGTGTACCATAGGCCAGTTGGACAAAGAAGCTCTGTTCTATCTGCAATCCAGGGGTATCCCCAAAAAAGAAGCGACCGCCCTTTTGATGTACGCCTTTGCCAACAACGTGTTGGAGAGTGTGCGCATACCCGAACTGAAGGCCCGGATCAATAAATTGATCGCCAACAAGCTGGGGGTTCGGCTGGGGTTTGAGCTATAAACGAATTTTATGGTATTTGAACGGGAACTTTCTTCATGATAGACGCTGCATATAACATAGAAACCATACGTAAAGACTTCCCAATACTCAGTCGAGAGGTCAATGGAAAGCCCTTGGTCTATTTTGACAACGCAGCCACCTCGCAGACCCCGCAACAGGTCATCGATGTCATCGTTGACTATTACCAGCGATACAACGCCAATATACACCGAGGGGTACATACCCTCTCACAAGAGGCCACAGATGCCTATGAAGAGGCACGTATCAAGATCCAAAGGCATTTCAATATTGCAAAGCCCCACGAAGTGATCTTTACTTCTGGGACCACGCATGCCATCAATTTGGTGGCCAACGGCTTTTCTTCCTTTTTGAAAAAGGGCGATGAGGTCTTGGTCTCGGCCATGGAACACCATAGCAATATTGTGCCCTGGCAAATGCTCTGCGATCGAACAGGGGCCGTTTTAAAGGTGATTCCCATGAATCTCGAGGGGGAATTGATCATGGAAGAATACCACAAACTGCTTTCCGAAAAAGTCAAATTGGTGTTCTGTAACCATGTTTCGAATGCGCTGGGAACGGTAAATCCCATAAAAGAAATTATCGATGCGGCCCATAGGGCAGGTGCCGCCGTGCTGGTAGATGGTGCCCAGGCGGCCCCGCACATCAAGGCCGATATGCAGGCCTTGGATGCGGATTTCTATACCGTTTCGGCCCATAAGATGTGTGGCCCCACCGGGGTGGGAATGCTGTACGGTAAAAAGGAATGGCTGCAAAAATTGCCCCCCTATCAAGGCGGGGGTGAAATGATTGCCGAAGTCACCTTTGAAAAGACCACCTATGCCGATCTGCCCCATAAATTTGAAGCAGGCACGCCCAATGTCTGCGGTGGCATCGCTTTCGGAGCAGCACTCGATTATATGAACAGTATTGGTTTTGGGGCAATAGCCGCGTATGAGCATGAATTGCTGCAATACGCTACCGAAAAGCTGCTAGAAATCGAAGGACTCAAAATCTACGGTACGGCAAAAGAAAAAACATCCGTCATATCGTTCAACATAGAAGGTGTTCATCCATATGATATTGGCACCATTCTCGATAAACTGGGCATTGCCGTACGCACCGGCCATCACTGTGCACAGCCCATTATGGATTTCTACCAGATACCCGGTACGGTCCGTGCCAGCTTTAGCTTCTACAATACCAAGCAAGAAATCGATGGGTTGGTAGAAGGGGTGAAAAGGGCCAAAACGATGCTTTTGTAGCGTGCCAATACTTTGCCAATCTTTTGATTAACCTTCTTTCAAATTGTATTTTTGCAAGAAACGAACCGCTCCCTTTTTAGGGAGATCAATAGTAGCTTATGACCATTGCCGAGATACAAGACGAAATAGTTGAAGAGTTTTCAATGTTCGATGATTGGATGCAGCGCTATGAGTATATGATCGAGTTGGGCAAATCATTGCCCTTGATCGATGAAAAATATAAGACCGATGACAATCTGATCAAAGGCTGCCAAAGCAAGGTATGGGTGCATGCCGAACTTCAAGGTGACAAATTGATCTTTACGGCCGATAGCGATGCCATCATCACCAAGGGCATCATTGCTATTTTGATACGGGTTTTCAGCAATCAAAAACCACAAGATATCATCGAGGCCGATACTGATTTTATCGATAAGATCGGCCTGAAAGAGCACTTATCGCCCACAAGGGCCAATGGCTTGGTCAGCATGATCAAGCAATTGAAGTTGTATGCGGTGGCCTATCAAACACAATTAAATTAGTTTATGGGTTTCTGGCCTACGGCCAAGTTTATAAGTTTACCAAAAACACCTATAAACCCATAAACAATAAACTTTAGTTTAGAAATGAGCGAGGAAACAACAACAATAGACACCGCCGAATTGGGCGAAAAAATAGTAAGGGTCTTAAAGACGATTTACGATCCGGAGATTCCAGTGGATATTTATGAACTGGGATTGATTTATGATGTCTTTGTCAACGAAGACAACGACGTTAAGATACTGATGACCCTTACCTCACCGAACTGCCCGGTGGCAGAAACGCTTCCGGTAGAAGTAGAGGAAAAGGTAAAGTCGCTGGATGCCGTTAAGGATGCGGAGGTCGAAATCACTTTTGATCCTCCGTGGACACAGGATCTTATGAGTGAGGAGGCCAAATTGGAATTGGGACTTCTATAGTCTTATCTGTACCAATGTCATCCTCAGCGCAGTCGAAGGGGAATGCAATTGCTCATAAGTTAGAAGTACGAAGTTAGAAATACGAAAATGGCCAATAGAAGATTGACAAAATCTAATGATCAAATGCTTTTAGGCGTCTGTGGCGGTATTGCCGAGTTTATTGACTGGCCAAAACAGACTGTAAGGATTCTATGGTTGGCATTAACAATATTTGGGGGCTTAGGAATCTTTGCCTATCTAATCTTGGGTTTTGTTATGCCCCCACCATCTTCGGATAAGGGCAATTTTGATATTGATGATTATAGGGTTGAGTAGTTTAAAAGATAAATTAAGGGATGTCTGATATAGTTAACAGAGTTGCCCAGAGCAAACTGGTCACTTTTGATTTGGAAGCATACTACCCAGAGGGCAAAAGGGTGCTTTTCGATATCAAAGATTGGCTGCACGAAGGGTTGATTCTTCGTGAAAAAGAGTTTCGTGCAAAAGTTACCGAACATGATTGGTCGCAGTATGCCGATGCCTTTGTGGCCCTCACCTGTTCCACCGACGCCATTGTGCCTGGCTGGGCCTTTATGTTGCTGGCCTCCCGATTGCAGCCCCATGCCAAAAAAGTGGTGCAAGGTGATTTGGAAATCCTTGAGACGTTGCTCTACAACGATATCCTTCAGAATTTGGATGTTTCCGACCTTGCCGACAAGCCCGTAATCATCAAGGGCTGTTCAAACAAGCCAGTGCCCAAGAACGCCTATCTGATGGCCGTGGCAAAGATTCAACCGGTCGCCAAGAGCATTATGTACGGCGAGGCATGTTCCTCAGTGCCCATCCACAAGAAAAAATAGTCCCTAAAGGCCTAAGCGAGTGACAATTCGTACTTTTGTGTTTCTAATTGCTAA
This portion of the Flagellimonas lutaonensis genome encodes:
- a CDS encoding N-acyl homoserine lactonase family protein — encoded protein: MKRTLLLLAILGLVSCKQTKKEVAENQAAATDSGKVMVKLYALDGGTVQVNQLELFSQDTTYTGQSRVFADAYYVIEHPKGTLMWDAGLPESLVGLPEPYTDPSGAFTVSRSDSLATQLASIGLTVDDIEYLALSHTHFDHSGHAEQLKNATWLVQETEYDFVTSEEVQKSNPEVYNAIDDLENIRKIKGDYDVFGDGTVVMKYMPGHTPGHQVLFVDLAEHGPLLLSGDLYHFSENREFRRIPIFNHDVAQTIESMDTFEAFAKEKNAKVYLQHSQEDFDKFPKTPNYLK
- a CDS encoding four helix bundle protein, with protein sequence MATIRYFEDLDIWQEARRLSKEIIEISTSTDLKSDFRLRDQIKASSGSVMDNIAEGFERDGNREFIQFLSIAKSSAGETRSQLHRIYDNGYLNEESFIKLVEDYKVLSKRIANFIAYLSKEDFKGLKFKNRGANNSNLKHQTMFDDKQETKE
- a CDS encoding PspC domain-containing protein, whose product is MANRRLTKSNDQMLLGVCGGIAEFIDWPKQTVRILWLALTIFGGLGIFAYLILGFVMPPPSSDKGNFDIDDYRVE
- the sufD gene encoding Fe-S cluster assembly protein SufD, coding for MDLKDKLISSFMAFENNVDVDHPVHDIRSEAIKNFEEKGFPTKKQEAWKYTSLNSLQKVDFTVFPKEENTLEYKDIKKYFLHEIDTYKIVFIDGIYSSYLSETTHDGVDVCLMSSALTKPMYKPIIDVYFNQVASKEESLTTLNTAFSKEGAYIYIPKNKAPRKPIQILHLATGNEAALMLQPRNLIIAEENAELQIIERHQSLTGNEVFTNSVTEIFAAKDAIVDYYKVQNDAKTASLIDNTYISQKDNSVVRVHTFSFGGKLTRNNLNFYQNGERIDSTLKGVTILGEKQHVDHHTLVHHSQPNCESHQDYKGIFGERSTGVFNGKIIVDKIAQKTNAFQQNNNVLISDKATVNSKPQLEIFADDVKCSHGCTIGQLDKEALFYLQSRGIPKKEATALLMYAFANNVLESVRIPELKARINKLIANKLGVRLGFEL
- a CDS encoding aminotransferase class V-fold PLP-dependent enzyme, producing the protein MIDAAYNIETIRKDFPILSREVNGKPLVYFDNAATSQTPQQVIDVIVDYYQRYNANIHRGVHTLSQEATDAYEEARIKIQRHFNIAKPHEVIFTSGTTHAINLVANGFSSFLKKGDEVLVSAMEHHSNIVPWQMLCDRTGAVLKVIPMNLEGELIMEEYHKLLSEKVKLVFCNHVSNALGTVNPIKEIIDAAHRAGAAVLVDGAQAAPHIKADMQALDADFYTVSAHKMCGPTGVGMLYGKKEWLQKLPPYQGGGEMIAEVTFEKTTYADLPHKFEAGTPNVCGGIAFGAALDYMNSIGFGAIAAYEHELLQYATEKLLEIEGLKIYGTAKEKTSVISFNIEGVHPYDIGTILDKLGIAVRTGHHCAQPIMDFYQIPGTVRASFSFYNTKQEIDGLVEGVKRAKTMLL
- a CDS encoding HesB/IscA family protein, whose protein sequence is MIKVSDTAKQKVVALMTEEGFDANKDFVRVGVKSGGCSGLSYELKFDDKVDEDDKVFEDNSVRIIVNKKSFLYLVGTTLEYSGGLNGKGFVFNNPNAQRTCGCGESFSL
- a CDS encoding SUF system Fe-S cluster assembly protein produces the protein MSEETTTIDTAELGEKIVRVLKTIYDPEIPVDIYELGLIYDVFVNEDNDVKILMTLTSPNCPVAETLPVEVEEKVKSLDAVKDAEVEITFDPPWTQDLMSEEAKLELGLL
- the sufC gene encoding Fe-S cluster assembly ATPase SufC; translated protein: MLRIKDLHASVEDKKILKGINLEVNAGEVHAIMGPNGSGKSTLAEVIAGREEFEIKKGSIELDGEDLEELSPEERAHKGIFLSFQYPVEIPGVSVTNFMKTAINESRKARGLEEMPANQMLKLIREKSELLEIDRKFLSRSLNEGFSGGEKKRNEIFQMAMMEPKLAILDETDSGLDIDALRIVANGVNKLRNKDNAIIVITHYQRLLEYIVPDFVHVLHDGKIVKSGDKELALELEEKGYDWIKQEATVQ
- a CDS encoding DUF2480 family protein translates to MSDIVNRVAQSKLVTFDLEAYYPEGKRVLFDIKDWLHEGLILREKEFRAKVTEHDWSQYADAFVALTCSTDAIVPGWAFMLLASRLQPHAKKVVQGDLEILETLLYNDILQNLDVSDLADKPVIIKGCSNKPVPKNAYLMAVAKIQPVAKSIMYGEACSSVPIHKKK
- the sufB gene encoding Fe-S cluster assembly protein SufB — translated: MAYTEEELKKELETKEYEYGFYTDIESDTFPKGLNEHIVRAISKKKNEPEWMTDWRLEAFRIWKEMEEPEWANVTYKKPDFQNISYYSAPNKKPKYNSLDEVDPELLDTFKKLGISLDEQKKLAGVAVDVVMDSVSVATTFKKTLAEKGIIFCSISEAIQEHPELVKKYIGTVVPRKDNFYAALNSAVFSDGSFCYIPKGVRCPMELSTYFRINQAGTGQFERTLVIADEGSYVSYLEGCTAPSRDENQLHAAVVELIALDDAEIKYSTVQNWFPGDKEGKGGVYNFVTKRGICEKNAKISWTQVETGSAITWKYPSCILKGDNSIGEFYSIAVTNNFQQADTGTKMIHLGKNTKSTIISKGISAGRSQNSYRGLVQVNSRAENARNFSQCDSLLMGNECGAHTFPYIEAKNKTAQIEHEATTSKIGEDQIFYCNQRGIDTEKAIALIVNGFSKEVLNKLPMEFAVEAQKLLEISLEGSVG
- a CDS encoding SufE family protein — protein: MTIAEIQDEIVEEFSMFDDWMQRYEYMIELGKSLPLIDEKYKTDDNLIKGCQSKVWVHAELQGDKLIFTADSDAIITKGIIAILIRVFSNQKPQDIIEADTDFIDKIGLKEHLSPTRANGLVSMIKQLKLYAVAYQTQLN